Proteins from a single region of Rhipicephalus sanguineus isolate Rsan-2018 chromosome 5, BIME_Rsan_1.4, whole genome shotgun sequence:
- the LOC119393204 gene encoding cytochrome P450 3A8, with amino-acid sequence MLATVALVAWTVVVLGATIAVLQLLRWRKKHFSYFKDLGVPGPTPNIIWGNLWEYHRKGITNAIADWCEKYGDVFGFYNGDVPTLVVKDLDFLSYVLVKDFGNFMNRGTTMRTDEQHPLLGQGLLHARDLQWKRTRSVTSHAFTAAKFRQVFPHLDDACDRLLDLLVKTGDSGGKEVAAYELFKPLAMEYISRGSFGIANNFQEATQHPLFHMATQVLPGTMIGPMHMIAQCTTTLQSVVAPFLWLNSKIGSFTYDRFAKLAYKAVDDRRNNPLPDGKKDILQILLDAETEEEEVNDTVTNGVFKVDKKMSSTEVSVNTAMLLIAGFGTTSVALSFVCYMLANHLDIQERVREEVKQVRRKYGSLDYTAVTQGLKYLSCVVDETLRVFPVVVAFVTRSAREDFEYKGVKYSAGLSIMSPTMVVQKDPKAWTEPERFDPDRFLPENVAQQHGMAYQPFGQGPRNCIGKRLALIEIIYTVGRIVERFRLEPGPSQKENLELRFYSMVCEPREGPWIKFKPILDEEQA; translated from the exons TTGGCGAAAAAAACACTTCAGCTATTTCAAGGATCTCGGAGTTCCTGGACCTACTCCCAACATCATCTGGGGAAATTTATGGGAATATCACCGAAAG GGGATCACAAATGCAATTGCTGATTGGTGTGAGAAGTATGGAGACGTGTTCGG ATTTTACAATGGAGATGTACCGACACTTGTCGTCAAAGATCTTGATTTCTTATCCTACGTGCTAGTGAAAGACTTCGGAAACTTTATGAACCGAGGG ACCACGATGCGCACCGACGAGCAGCATCCGCTCCTTGGCCAGGGTCTGCTGCACGCCCGGGATTTGCAGTGGAAGCGCACCAGGAGCGTCACGTCACACGCCTTCACCGCCGCCAAGTTCAGACAG GTATTTCCACACCTGGACGACGCGTGCGACCGGCTCCTGGACCTGTTGGTCAAAACGGGTGACAGTGGCGGCAAGGAGGTTGCCGCCTACGAGCTGTTCAAACCACTCGCCATGGAGTACATTTCTCGCGGCAGCTTCGGTATCGCAAACAACTTTCAGGAGGCCACCCAGCACCCGCTCTTCCATATGGCCACTCAGGTGCTCCCGGGAACCATGATCGGCCCCATGCACATGATCGCCC AGTGCACGACGACGTTGCAGAGCGTGGTGGCACCTTTCCTTTGGCTGAACAGCAAGATTGGCAGCTTCACTTACGACCGCTTTGCGAAGCTCGCCTACAAGGCCGTCGACGACAGGCGCAACAACCCACTTCCC GACGGAAAGAAGGACATCTTACAGATACTGCTTGACGCTGAAACCGAGGAAGAAGAGGTTAACGATACAGTGACCAACG GTGTGTTCAAAGTCGACAAGAAGATGTCCTCAACGGAAGTGTCTGTTAACACGGCAATGCTTCTAATCGCTGG TTTCGGTACGACCTCCGTGGCTCTGAGCTTCGTGTGCTACATGCTCGCAAATCACCTCGACATCCAGGAGAGAGTCAGGGAAGAAGTGAAACAAGTCAGAAGAAAATAC GGTTCCCTGGACTACACGGCGGTGACGCAAGGCCTCAAGTACCTGTCGTGCGTGGTGGATGAGACGCTGCGTGTCTTCCCTGTGGTAGTTGC GTTCGTCACTCGGTCTGCACGAGAAGACTTCGAATACAAAGGCGTGAAGTACAGCGCCGGTCTGAGCATCATGTCCCCGACCATGGTGGTCCAGAAGGACCCCAAGGCATGGACTGAACCCGAACGATTCGATCCCGATAG GTTCCTGCCGGAAAATGTGGCCCAGCAGCACGGCATGGCGTACCAGCCATTCGGTCAAGGGCCCCGCAACTGCATCGGCAAGAGGCTTGCGCTGATCGAGATCATCTACACTGTGGGCCGCATCGTGGAACGCTTCCGCCTGGAGCCCGGTCCTTCTCAGAAG GAGAACCTCGAGCTTCGCTTCTACTCGATGGTGTGCGAGCCTCGCGAGGGCCCCTGGATCAAATTCAAGCCCATACTGGATGAAGAGCAAGCCTGA
- the LOC119393205 gene encoding out at first protein, with the protein MMGPAAAVVLLWACFVQPTPAQLIINVRNAGGDLLRERLLANTSDETITLEFQRADGTHVTQLIDFRAEVQVFRVVVLAEEEQGHREPQVLCFLIRFNRLGFISVDAMSKLRQRNPLAEREPEDDRGRELVQLDLSVDLSRAGLISPHVATLCADAPQATFARQGDMQAWAASPARQASGQDPLLLATAVRPAPGTTEAAAGLRCGALSHTTSGPCGCHLQLCVAWFPCGLKWCRDARRAAFRCGIRSCRKCREFRFPVTDRMQCLWDDASAS; encoded by the exons ATGATGGGCCCAGCGGCTGCTGTGGTGCTGCTTTGGGCGTGCTTTGTGCAGCCGACGCCGGCGCAGCTGATCATCAACGTGCGCAACGCGGGAGGCGACCTGCTCCGCGAGCGGCTGCTAGCCAACACCAGCGACGAGACCATCACACTCGAGTTCCAAAGGGCGGATGGCACGCACGTTACGCAGCTCATCGACTTCCGTGCG GAGGTGCAGGTGTTCCGGGTAGTGGTCTTGGCCGAGGAAGAGCAAGGTCACAGGGAACCTCAGGTGCTGTGCTTCCTCATTCGCTTCAACCGCTTGGGCTTCATCTCGGTTGATGCCATGTCCAAGTTGCGGCAG CGTAACCCTTTGGCTGAACGGGAACCTGAGGATGACCGTGGCCGTGAGCTGGTGCAGCTGGACCTGAGTGTGGACTTGTCCCGTGCGGGCCTCATTTCTCCGCATGTGGCCACGTTGTGTGCCGACGCCCCCCAGGCGACCTTCGCTCGACAAGGGGACATGCAGGCATGGGCTGCTTCACCTGCACGCCAAG CGTCTGGCCAGGACCCACTTTTGCTGGCAACTGCTGTACGGCCGGCACCAGGAACAACGGAAGCAGCTGCGGGGCTGCGCTGTGGTGCCCTGTCTCACACGACGTCTGGCCCATGTGGCTGTCATTTGCAGCTGTGCGTTGCCTGGTTTCCATGTGGCCTCAAGTGGTGCCGTGACGCACGCCGTGCTGCCTTCCGCTGCGGCATTCGCTCGTGCCGCAAGTGCCGAGAATTTCGCTTTCCCGTGACCGACCGCATGCAGTGCCTCTGGGACGATGCCTCTGCTTCCTGA